Below is a window of Dioscorea cayenensis subsp. rotundata cultivar TDr96_F1 unplaced genomic scaffold, TDr96_F1_v2_PseudoChromosome.rev07_lg8_w22 25.fasta BLBR01000835.1, whole genome shotgun sequence DNA.
TGGATGGGGCTCTATAATATACCTATACGTGATATGCCAATCAGTCTTGGTCCCACTTTAATGTGACATGTTGGACTTAGTCGGTGCTATGCTGGATTCCAGATCTCAATCTCTCTTCCCTCACTCTTATTACTTCAGTTttattctttctcttctttttttttttattttatttttttactttttatcttttatttttgacgCCAATCCAATCTAGTATCTAGTATTTTTACTTGTATtggtatttcaaattttatgtatatatatatatacttattctCTCATGTCAACGGGTCTACTTTTTCTGCATGTCTTTCTCTAACTTTCTACCTTTCCAAGATGCTTTGTCGTATTTCCTTTTCAATGACAACTAACAAAACCtctaataaaacataatttgattattaatcCTCCTCCTCCTGTTTCAACTTAAGCTCATGAACATATATGAACATCATTAACAAGTAGAACTATATATCTTTGCTTAATTagatgaaattgcttgaatgaaaacagaaaacaagaaaacaagaaaaaaagaaacaagagacaTGCATGCCAAgccctttctctttttattcacTTAacactaacaacaacaacaaacaaaacaacacaaccaaaaaaaagaaagaaactttAGAAGCAATAACATAACATGCATACACAATTTAGTATTTCTCttgataattaattacttgATAACAATAATAAGAGTAATTGTAATCACTGTGGTTGTTcatgataagaagaagaagtagaagagttGGAGTTGATGCAAGAAGGATCAAACCCTGCAGCAAAGCTAAAAATATCTCTATGAGAAATGGGAGCTCTAAGTCCCAAGAAATCTCTAGTCATACTACCTCTTTCATGATCccctcctccaccaccaccaccaccaccaccaccaccaattaGAAGTCCATGATGCCTTCTCCTTTCTccaaaaactccctcaaatgatcCATCAAACCCTGCAACAGACAAACCACTGCAAGATGTATGACCAGCCATCAAAGTACTTTCTTGTGTCCTCCCACTGCCTGCCCCCATTTCTGCAGCTTTTTGCAGCAATGCAGTAGCTGACAAATGCCCAGAACCTGCAGCTTTTCCCAAGTGCTTATTATTCTCATATGAATACTCATGAAAATACTCCACTTGGTTACCAAAACCAACTTGTTGGCAAGCATTTGCAGCACTAGTACTAGTATGAGTATGAGTAGCAGAAGCAGAAgcagcagtagaagaagaagatggtatTGATCTTGCACTCTCTTCAGCCAATGCATCACAAAAGGCTCTGTGAGTTATGAAACTATCTCTTCTTGAGAACAAAGTCCCACAATCACATCTATACTCTCTTGTGCCACAAATCTTTGTGTGAGCTTTCCAATCAGATTGAACAGCATATTTTTTGGAGCACTTGTCACATTTCCACTTCTTCTCACCATGTTTCCTGCTGTAGTGTTTCTTAATCCCAGTGAGATCTCCAAGAGCTCTAGATGGGTCATGGTGGATGCAAGAGACTTCTGGGCATATGTacaccttcttcttcacctcttTGTTTGTTGGTCTTTGCTTGAGTTTCCATGGCAGGTTGTGACCTCTTCTGTGGAGTTGCAGGTTCTGGTCTCTTTGGAATCCCTTGTTGCATATCTCACACACAAACCTGTTTGTTGCCATGAGGGTTTTTGGTGATAGTGCTATCACTTCTGCATCTGGGTCTTAAgattaaaaataaccaaataaatacactcatgagatatatataacatttcttttttttttcttcttcttcttcattagaattagaaattaaaaaaacacagacCTGGGTTTCCTGGGAGATTTCTCTTCCTTTTGAGAACTTGAGTTGATGAAGCAGCACCACTTGCTTCCATTGATGCAGCAGTTGTTGTGGTGATCATATTATTGGACATggttttcctttcttcttccttctagAACTatagtttttcctttttatcaaAGCTCAAGAATGAGAGAAGATGCATCTCTGATGAATATCCATTCTATAAAAGTTGAAAGAAAAgtagaaagatatatatatatatatatacaagtaaagGTGATAGAATTATTTCCACCACCACTAGTACTagctactactactactactacaacaATTACAATTACAACTAGACTTTCTTAGgacatgaaaaagaagaaagaaaaagtggCAAATGGAACTGAATCAAACACTGCAAAACatctcattaaatattattacaaggaaaaggaagaagaagaagagagctTTG
It encodes the following:
- the LOC120255093 gene encoding protein indeterminate-domain 7-like isoform X2 encodes the protein MITTTTAASMEASGAASSTQVLKRKRNLPGNPDAEVIALSPKTLMATNRFVCEICNKGFQRDQNLQLHRRGHNLPWKLKQRPTNKEVKKKVYICPEVSCIHHDPSRALGDLTGIKKHYSRKHGEKKWKCDKCSKKYAVQSDWKAHTKICGTREYRCDCGTLFSRRDSFITHRAFCDALAEESARSIPSSSSTAASASATHTHTSTSAANACQQVGFGNQVEYFHEYSYENNKHLGKAAGSGHLSATALLQKAAEMGAGSGRTQESTLMAGHTSCSGLSVAGFDGSFEGVFGERRRHHGLLIGGGGGGGGGGGGDHERGSMTRDFLGLRAPISHRDIFSFAAGFDPSCINSNSSTSSSYHEQPQ
- the LOC120255093 gene encoding protein indeterminate-domain 7-like isoform X1, which translates into the protein MITTTTAASMEASGAASSTQVLKRKRNLPGNPDPDAEVIALSPKTLMATNRFVCEICNKGFQRDQNLQLHRRGHNLPWKLKQRPTNKEVKKKVYICPEVSCIHHDPSRALGDLTGIKKHYSRKHGEKKWKCDKCSKKYAVQSDWKAHTKICGTREYRCDCGTLFSRRDSFITHRAFCDALAEESARSIPSSSSTAASASATHTHTSTSAANACQQVGFGNQVEYFHEYSYENNKHLGKAAGSGHLSATALLQKAAEMGAGSGRTQESTLMAGHTSCSGLSVAGFDGSFEGVFGERRRHHGLLIGGGGGGGGGGGGDHERGSMTRDFLGLRAPISHRDIFSFAAGFDPSCINSNSSTSSSYHEQPQ